One Malus sylvestris chromosome 14, drMalSylv7.2, whole genome shotgun sequence DNA segment encodes these proteins:
- the LOC126600040 gene encoding uncharacterized protein LOC126600040: MATLTYPAAAAIRTTKSSLRKPFSIIPIKPNSISPLKPLNLTSKPATFSIKSTASSDHSSTATTTITTTTTTSSISPSSLTLKSRLQNGQTLYGLFLLSFSPTLAEIAGLSGYDFVVVDMEHGPGGIPEALSCLHALAATQTPAILRLPETSATWAKKALDLGPQGIMFPMIESSKAAKKAVSYCRFPPAGVRGSAHTVVRASNYGIDEGYLSNYEDQLLIMCQVESEEGVKHAEDIAAVDGVDCIQMGPLDLSASMGYLWDPANKKVRKMMEKAEKAVLGSDPKGGGAYLAGFAMPHDGPRDLGTRGYHMVSGAVDVGLFRSAAVEDVKRFKMSLMDGADDEREDEKDADEKYWSE; encoded by the coding sequence ATGGCCACACTCACTTATCCGGCCGCGGCCGCCATCAGAACCACCAAATCATCTCTCAGAAAACCCTTCTCCATCATCCCCATCAAACCCAATTCCATCTCCCCACTCAAACCCCTAAACCTCACCTCTAAACCCGCCACCTTCTCAATCAAATCCACCGCCTCCTCCGACCACTCCTCCACCGCCACAACCAccattaccaccaccaccaccacctcctccatCTCCCCCTCCTCCCTAACTCTCAAATCTCGCCTCCAAAACGGCCAGACCCTCTACGGCCTCTTCCTCCTCTCCTTCTCCCCCACCCTCGCCGAGATCGCCGGCCTCTCCGGCTACGACTTCGTCGTCGTCGACATGGAGCATGGCCCCGGCGGCATCCCCGAAGCCCTCTCCTGCCTCCACGCCCTAGCCGCCACCCAAACCCCCGCCATTCTTCGCTTACCCGAGACCTCCGCAACTTGGGCCAAAAAGGCCCTAGATCTCGGCCCACAAGGCATCATGTTCCCCATGATCGAATCCTCCAAGGCCGCCAAGAAGGCCGTCTCCTACTGCCGCTTCCCTCCCGCCGGCGTCCGCGGGTCCGCCCACACCGTCGTTCGCGCCTCCAACTACGGCATCGACGAGGGGTATTTGAGTAATTACGAGGACCAGCTGCTGATCATGTGCCAGGTGGAGAGCGAGGAGGGCGTGAAGCACGCGGAGGACATCGCAGCCGTCGATGGAGTCGACTGTATTCAGATGGGGCCGTTGGATCTGAGCGCCAGCATGGGGTACTTGTGGGACCCCGCGAACAAGAAGGTGAGGAAAATGATGGAAAAGGCCGAGAAGGCCGTGCTGGGGTCCGACCCCAAAGGGGGTGGGGCCTACTTGGCCGGCTTCGCTATGCCCCATGACGGGCCTCGCGATTTGGGGACACGTGGATACCACATGGTGTCGGGAGCCGTCGATGTAGGGCTGTTTAGGAGCGCGGCGGTGGAGGACGTGAAGAGGTTCAAGATGAGCTTGATGGACGGTGCAGATGATGAGCGGGAGGACGAGAAGGATGCTGATGAGAAGTACTGGAGCGAATGA
- the LOC126600039 gene encoding uncharacterized protein LOC126600039 has protein sequence MLPLVGRGFKHRLPFVFPAYHHRLHLHLSRSLMAAATSPKRVGTHNGSFHCDEALGCFMIRLTDKFSNAEIVRTRDPQVLEGLDAVLDVGGVYDSSRDRYDHHQKGFEEVFGHGFKTKLSSAGLVYKHFGKEIIAKELQVDEGHLDVHRLFLAVYKSFMEAIDAVDNGINRYDTDQPPRYVNNTHLSSRVGRLNLDWIDPDQSSEKENEAFQRAMELAGSEFLSSVRFHAKSWLPARSIVMECLLARWSVDPSGEIMVLNRFCPWKLHLFELEEEMKIEPPIKYVLYQDDRSKHWRVQAVAVAPDRFESRKALAPQWRGLRDEELSKETGIPGCVFVHMSGFIGGNQSYEGALAMAKGSLKSD, from the exons ATGCTTCCGCTAGTAGGCAGAGGGTTTAAGCACAGACTCCCATTCGTCTTCCCCGCCTACCACCACCGCCTACACCTCCACCTCTCCCGCTCTCTCATGGCCGCCGCTACTTCACCTAAGCGAGTAGGGACCCACAACGGCAGCTTCCACTGCGACGAAGCCCTCGGCTGCTTCATGATTCGCCTCACAGACAAGTTCTCCAACGCCGAAATCGTCCGCACTCGCGACCCCCAG gttttgGAGGGTCTGGATGCTGTGCTTGACGTTGGGGGTGTGTATGATTCTAGTCGGGACCGATACGATCATCACCAGAAGGGTTTCGAGGAGGTTTTCGGGCACGGGTTTAAGACCAAGCTGAGCAGTGCTGGTCTGGTTTACAAG CATTTCGGGAAGGAAATAATAGCGAAGGAGCTTCAGGTCGATGAAGGTCACCTCGATGTGCACCGGTTGTTCTTGGCTGTGTACAAAAGCTTTATGGAG GCAATTGATGCTGTTGACAACGGGATCAATCGGTATGATACGGACCAGCCTCCAAGATATGTGAATAATACACACTTGTCTTCAAGGGTGGGCAggttgaatttggattggatAGATCCTGATCAATCATCTGAAAAGGAGAATGAAGCCTTTCAAAGAGCAATGGAACTTGCAGGCAGCGAATTTTTAAGT agTGTCCGTTTTCATGCAAAATCATGGTTACCAGCTCGATCTATCGTGATGGAGTGTCTCTTGGCAAGATGGAGTGTTGATCCAAGTGGTgaaatcatggttttgaatcgaTTTTGCCCT TGGAAGCTTCATTTATTTGAACTTGAAGAGGAAATGAAGATTGAGCCGCCCATCAAATATGTTCTCTATCAG GATGATAGAAGCAAACACTGGAGAGTTCAAGCGGTTGCAGTCGCTCCTGATAGATTTGAGAGCCGAAAGGCTCTTGCACCACAATGGCGGGGGCTTAGGGACGAGGAGCTCTCAAAGGAGACTGGGATTCCTGGATGTGTTTTCGTTCACATGAGTGGATTTATTGGAGGAAATCAAAGTTATGAAGGTGCTCTTGCCATGGCAAAAGGGAGTTTGAAGTCTGATTGA
- the LOC126599512 gene encoding uncharacterized protein LOC126599512, giving the protein MPLTIKLTWAPSTNPTSHLLPSKLLTPSESSSAIFFPRASTPSPPHRPLIAKCTTGGAAGEGGGLKKALSGIVGKQVEELLKREENRELLDGLEKASQRVEIAKRELAEIERRELEAKLVRDYIAQLESRASEIAECQKEISEAKSMVEEAERALSQDGDKLGGGYSFAATENKEIDKDKERWQSIKAASVSALVGTVAALPFSFTQVASISELILPLGVTFASCALFGVTFRYTIRRDLDDAHLKTGAPAAFGVVKGLATLDGGQPLELNAGSFFSHAFDGAIYVSQSLFIFLSAAVALDYCFKTGLLSPFPIKNSLSGSN; this is encoded by the exons ATGCCCTTAACTATCAAGCTCACTTGGGCTCCCTCCACAAATCCCACATCGCATCTCCTCCCCTCAAAACTCCTCACCCCATCTGAATCCTCCTCTGCAATCTTCTTCCCCCGAGCTTCTACTCCTTCCCCACCTCATCGACCTCTCATAGCAAAATGCACGACTGGTGGCGCTGCCGGAGAGGGCGGCGGCTTGAAGAAGGCACTGAGTGGCATTGTGGGAAAGCAAGTGGAGGAGCTCTTGAAAAGAGAAGAGAACAGGGAGTTGCTCGATGGGTTGGAAAAGGCGTCTCAGAGAGTTGAGATTGCTAAGAGAGAGCTGGCTGAGATTGAAAGGCGGGAACTTGAGGCCAAGCTTGTGAGGGATTACATTGCTCAACTAGAAAGCAGAGCTTCTGAG ATTGCAGAATGTCAAAAGGAGATATCAGAAGCAAAATCCATGGTTGAAGAAGCTGAACGTGCCCTCTCACAAGACGGAGATAAACTCGGAGGCGGATATTCTTTTGCAGCGACCGAAAATAAGGAAATTGACAAGGATAAAGAGAGATGGCAATCCATAAAAGCAGCCTCAGTTTCCGCCCTAGTCGGCACTGTTGCTGCATTACCCTTCTCCTTCACTCAGGTGGCAAGCATTTCTGAGCTGATCCTCCCTCTGGGAGTCACCTTCGCCAGCTGCGCTCTATTCGGAGTCACCTTCCGATACACAATACGAAGAGACTTGGACGATGCTCATCTCAAGACCGGAGCGCCTGCAGCATTCGGAGTTGTCAAAGGGCTTGCTACACTGGATGGCGGACAGCCTTTGGAACTGAATGCCGGTAGCTTCTTTTCACATGCTTTTGATGGCGCGATTTACGTGTCTCAgagtctttttatttttctttctgctgCTGTTGCTCtggattattgttttaagaCAGGGCTATTGAGTCCTTTTCCTATCAAGAACTCTCTATCAGGATCCAATTAA
- the LOC126599514 gene encoding uncharacterized protein LOC126599514 yields the protein MAAAIHCSSALHSLKPPQLRAQLSSLRPSLLSANKHPNRRKNNNLSGYRLCRAEFSNDAPFAAAIGACMLSSLVLPVSTPNDDDSGGSLMDSTDARFAVMGIVSFIPYFNWLSWIFAWLDTGKRRYAVYALVYLVPYLRTNLSLSPEESWLPVASIVFCIIHVQLEASIKNGDLQGFQFFNEAAKHLSSTATRKDRQSGYQGTSEEGTKKENKNLPSSKEQSRNGIDDWGAPKRPLQDRERANVDWEENERRKH from the exons ATGGCCGCCGCAATCCACTGCTCCTCCGCCCTCCACTCCCTAAAACCGCCGCAGCTTCGTGCTCAGCTCTCTAGCCTCAGACCCTCTCTCCTCTCCGCCAACAAACACCCAAACCGGAGGAAGAACAATAACCTCTCCGGATACAGACTCTGCAGAGCGGAGTTCTCAAACGACGCGCCGTTCGCCGCCGCCATCGGCGCCTGCATGCTCTCGTCCCTGGTGCTTCCTGTCAGCACTCCCAACGACGATGACAGTGGGGGTTCGCTGATGGATTCCACCGACGCCAGGTTTGCCGTCATGGGCATCGTCAGCTTTATTCCCTACTTCAATTGGctg AGTTGGATTTTTGCTTGGCTGGATACCGGAAAACGGCGGTATGCGGTGTATGCGCTTGTGTACTTGGTTCCCTACCTGAG GACGAATTTGTCGCTGTCGCCTGAGGAGAGCTGGCTGCCTGTTGCTAGCATCGTTTTCTGCATTATTCATGTCCAG CTGGAAGCAAGTATTAAAAATGGGGATCTTCAGGGCTTTCAATTCTTTAATGAGGCTGCAAAGCATCTCTCGTCAACTGCTACAAGGAAAGATCGTCAGAGTGGGTATCAAGGAACCTCTGAGGAG GGGACGAAGAAGGAAAATAAGAACCTTCCATCCAGTAAAGAACAATCGAGAAACGGGATTGATGATTGGGGAGCTCCCAAGAGGCCCTTACAAGATCGTGAGCGTGCCAATGTCGATTGGGAAGAAAATGAAAGGAGGAAACACTAG